In one Oscillospiraceae bacterium genomic region, the following are encoded:
- the hisG gene encoding ATP phosphoribosyltransferase: MTVNTNRMRIALTKGRLQDRSVELFEAMGLDCAPIREPGRRLIHSLPNYPLDAVLAKAPDVITYVEHGVCDLGIVGKDTIMEQGKSFYEVLDLGFGKCRFALAVKQGADFYGTYRTRRIATKYPNVARGFFAGKGMDVDIIKIEGSVELAPILDLADAIVDIVETGATLRENGLVPIEDVAQVSARLIVNTAAMKLHKAEIEDFIARCEAELEARA, from the coding sequence ATGACGGTGAACACAAACCGAATGCGTATCGCCCTGACCAAGGGGCGCCTGCAGGACCGGAGCGTGGAGCTCTTCGAGGCCATGGGCCTGGACTGCGCCCCCATCCGGGAGCCGGGCCGCCGCCTGATCCACAGCCTGCCCAACTACCCGCTGGACGCGGTGCTGGCCAAGGCCCCGGACGTGATCACCTACGTGGAGCACGGGGTGTGTGACCTGGGCATCGTGGGCAAGGACACCATCATGGAGCAGGGCAAGTCCTTTTACGAGGTGCTGGATCTGGGCTTCGGCAAGTGCCGCTTCGCCCTGGCGGTGAAGCAGGGGGCCGACTTCTACGGCACCTACCGCACCCGGCGCATCGCCACCAAATACCCCAACGTGGCCCGGGGCTTCTTCGCGGGCAAGGGCATGGACGTGGACATCATCAAAATTGAGGGCTCGGTGGAGCTGGCCCCCATCCTGGACCTGGCCGACGCCATCGTGGACATCGTGGAGACCGGGGCCACCCTGCGGGAAAACGGCCTGGTGCCCATCGAGGACGTGGCGCAGGTGAGCGCCCGCCTCATCGTGAATACCGCCGCCATGAAGCTGCACAAGGCGGAGATCGAGGACTTTATCGCCCGGTGTGAGGCGGAATTGGAGGCGCGGGCATGA
- a CDS encoding ferritin, whose product MLDQKVAQLINGQINKELYSAYLYLDFSVYYEELGLSGFANWYNVQAQEERDHAMLFLKYLQNSGGKVTLEAVDAPAVKPGSAAAVLDEGLKHEQYVTALIHAIYDAAYTVKDFRTMQFLDWFVKEQGEEEKNAEDLIKKMALFGGDAKGLYMLDAELAARVYTAPSLVL is encoded by the coding sequence ATGTTGGATCAAAAGGTCGCGCAGCTTATCAATGGGCAGATCAACAAGGAGCTCTACTCCGCCTACCTGTACCTGGACTTTTCCGTCTACTACGAGGAGCTGGGCCTGAGCGGCTTTGCCAACTGGTACAACGTCCAGGCCCAGGAGGAGCGGGATCACGCCATGCTCTTCCTGAAATACCTGCAGAACAGCGGCGGAAAAGTGACTCTGGAGGCGGTGGACGCCCCCGCCGTGAAGCCGGGCAGCGCCGCGGCGGTGCTGGACGAGGGGCTGAAGCACGAGCAGTACGTCACCGCCCTGATCCACGCCATCTACGACGCGGCCTACACGGTGAAGGACTTCCGCACCATGCAGTTCCTGGACTGGTTCGTGAAGGAGCAGGGCGAGGAGGAGAAAAACGCCGAGGACCTCATCAAGAAGATGGCCCTCTTCGGCGGCGACGCCAAGGGCCTTTATATGCTGGACGCCGAGCTGGCCGCGCGGGTGTACACCGCGCCCTCGCTGGTGCTGTAA
- the hisZ gene encoding ATP phosphoribosyltransferase regulatory subunit, with protein MKYAINTPEGTRDLLFAECRDRRRVQAALTGLFRRRGYAEVSTPEVEFYDIFLQSGNPMPQEAMLKIIDRSGKIMVMRPDCTTPIARVAATKLRAMTLPQRLYYQQTVFRSGAEHRGGSSEIAQCGVELLGAAGAKADLEMVAMAVDTLRESGVEGFHVELGHAGFFRDLAVRMDLDGEVNERMRLLIEGKNFAALNDLLEPYAGRPACAALKRLSRLFGGVEVLDEAEALAGENEAVAYLRALYGELSAAGYGGAVRFDLGMVHQIDYYTGVVFRGYVEGAGAPVLSGGRYDKLCEAFGRPAPATGFAVDVDAVAGCLPTEEPQCVGTLIHFGPGGLARALRAVDGRVAGSCEISPCATLEATLALAREKGACSVLVLEEDGERMVSV; from the coding sequence ATGAAATACGCCATCAACACGCCCGAGGGCACCCGGGATCTCCTCTTCGCCGAGTGCCGGGACCGCAGGCGGGTGCAGGCCGCGCTGACCGGCCTCTTCCGCCGCCGGGGCTACGCCGAGGTCTCCACCCCCGAGGTGGAGTTCTACGACATCTTCCTCCAGTCGGGCAACCCCATGCCCCAGGAGGCCATGCTCAAGATCATCGACCGCAGCGGCAAGATTATGGTCATGCGGCCCGACTGCACCACCCCCATCGCCCGGGTGGCGGCCACCAAGCTGCGCGCCATGACGCTGCCCCAGCGGCTGTACTACCAGCAGACCGTCTTCCGCTCCGGCGCGGAGCACCGGGGGGGCAGCAGCGAGATCGCCCAGTGCGGCGTGGAGCTGCTGGGCGCCGCCGGGGCCAAGGCCGACCTGGAGATGGTGGCCATGGCGGTGGACACCCTGCGGGAGAGCGGCGTGGAGGGCTTCCATGTGGAGCTGGGCCACGCGGGCTTCTTCCGGGATCTGGCCGTCCGGATGGACCTGGACGGCGAGGTTAACGAGCGTATGCGCCTGCTCATCGAGGGCAAGAACTTCGCGGCCCTGAACGACCTGCTGGAGCCCTACGCGGGGCGGCCCGCCTGCGCGGCCCTCAAGCGGCTCTCCCGCCTCTTCGGCGGGGTGGAGGTGCTGGACGAGGCCGAGGCCCTGGCCGGGGAGAACGAGGCGGTCGCTTACCTGCGCGCCCTGTACGGCGAGCTGTCCGCCGCCGGCTACGGCGGGGCGGTCCGCTTCGACCTGGGCATGGTCCACCAGATCGACTACTACACCGGCGTGGTATTCCGGGGCTACGTGGAGGGGGCGGGGGCCCCTGTGCTCTCCGGCGGGCGGTACGACAAGCTGTGCGAGGCCTTCGGCCGCCCCGCCCCCGCCACCGGCTTCGCCGTGGACGTGGACGCGGTGGCGGGCTGCCTGCCCACGGAGGAGCCCCAGTGCGTGGGCACCCTGATCCACTTCGGCCCCGGCGGGCTGGCCCGGGCCCTCAGGGCCGTGGACGGGCGGGTGGCCGGCTCCTGCGAGATCTCCCCCTGCGCCACGCTGGAGGCCACCCTGGCCCTGGCGCGGGAGAAGGGGGCCTGCTCCGTGCTGGTGCTGGAGGAGGACGGGGAGAGGATGGTAAGTGTATGA